One region of Candidatus Jidaibacter acanthamoeba genomic DNA includes:
- a CDS encoding Y-family DNA polymerase, with translation MSKVIALIDCNNFYVSCERLFNPSYIGKPVVVLSNNDGCVVSRSNESKLLGIPMGAPYFKFEEICRRHKIITHSSNYELYGDISQRVMATLEAFVPDMEVYSIDEAFVDLTGILDPLTFCIMLRRKVMLWTGIPVSIGISYTKTLAKAAGEVAKKSESGVGVLFNVEDIDITLKALSIYDVWGIGKQWGTRLELKFNIRTAYDLKQASPKFIREHFSVVMERIIYELNGIACLELEEIEAKKSISSTRTFGRSVSEIRELREAVASYTANAARKLRMQNSKVYSLYVYIRTDYYKNTTQYNNGKVVELVYPTSDTGLLINAAIKGLEAVYKSGFQYKKAGVILLNIVQDSYLQQDILEEYSHTHKKRSKALMQAVDLLNKKYGRGTIQHAAEGIKKEWKVKAELLSPRYSTRWDELKGVG, from the coding sequence ATGAGTAAGGTTATAGCTCTTATCGACTGTAATAATTTTTACGTTTCATGTGAAAGGTTGTTTAATCCTTCTTATATAGGTAAGCCTGTAGTTGTGTTATCGAATAATGACGGTTGTGTGGTATCTCGCTCTAATGAGTCTAAGCTACTCGGTATCCCTATGGGGGCACCTTACTTTAAGTTTGAAGAAATATGTAGGAGACATAAGATAATCACTCACTCTTCTAATTACGAGCTATATGGCGATATATCACAAAGAGTAATGGCGACACTGGAAGCATTTGTACCCGATATGGAAGTATACTCGATAGATGAAGCTTTTGTTGATTTGACAGGTATTCTTGATCCTCTTACATTTTGTATAATGCTTCGTAGAAAAGTAATGCTTTGGACTGGTATTCCGGTATCAATAGGTATAAGTTATACTAAGACATTAGCTAAAGCAGCAGGAGAGGTAGCTAAGAAGTCTGAGAGCGGGGTAGGGGTACTATTTAATGTAGAAGATATAGATATAACCCTAAAGGCTCTTAGTATTTATGATGTATGGGGTATAGGTAAGCAATGGGGAACAAGATTAGAACTCAAGTTTAATATCAGAACTGCTTATGACTTAAAACAAGCAAGCCCTAAATTTATCAGAGAGCACTTCTCCGTAGTTATGGAGAGAATAATATATGAGCTAAACGGTATTGCTTGTTTAGAGCTTGAGGAGATAGAAGCAAAGAAGTCTATTTCTTCTACACGTACATTTGGCAGAAGTGTAAGTGAGATTAGGGAACTAAGGGAAGCAGTTGCAAGCTATACTGCAAATGCAGCAAGAAAGCTTAGAATGCAGAACTCTAAAGTATATAGCTTATATGTTTACATAAGGACGGATTACTATAAGAACACCACGCAATATAATAATGGGAAAGTAGTTGAGCTTGTCTATCCTACCTCAGATACGGGGTTACTAATCAATGCGGCAATAAAGGGTTTGGAAGCAGTATATAAAAGCGGGTTCCAATATAAGAAAGCAGGAGTGATCTTACTTAACATAGTACAAGATAGTTACCTACAGCAGGATATACTGGAGGAATACAGCCATACACATAAAAAAAGGTCAAAAGCATTAATGCAGGCAGTTGATTTACTAAATAAGAAGTACGGCAGAGGCACCATACAGCATGCAGCCGAGGGGATAAAGAAGGAATGGAAGGTAAAGGCTGAATTACTATCACCCAGGTATAGTACCAGGTGGGATGAGCTAAAGGGGGTAGGGTAG